Proteins co-encoded in one Malus domestica chromosome 09, GDT2T_hap1 genomic window:
- the LOC103421979 gene encoding uncharacterized protein At4g28440, with product MATTTANNLGTVTAKRKPVFVKVEQLQPNTNGHTLTVKVVSSKPVKVTNKNGGRSSLSSRPTQPARIAECLVGDETGTILFTARNDQVDTMKPDTTVNLRNAKIDMFKGTMRLAVDKWGRVEVTEPANFQVKEDNNLSLIEYELVNVEE from the exons ATGGCGACGACGACAGCGAATAATTTAGGGACAGTGACGGCGAAGAGAAAGCCGGTGTTCGTAAAGGTGGAGCAGCTCCAGCCAAACACGAAcggccacaccctcacggtgAAGGTGGTGAGCTCGAAGCCGGTGAAGGTCACCAACAAGAACGGCGGTCGATCATCTTTGTCGTCTCGGCCTACTCAGCCCGCTCGCATCGCTGAGTGCCTCGTTGGGGACGAGACGGGGACCATTCTCTTCACCGCTCGCAATGACCAAG TTGACACTATGAAGCCAGACACGACTGTGAACCTGCGTAATGCAAAGATTGACATGTTCAAGGGGACCATGAGGCTAGCAGTCGACAAATGGGGACGTGTTGAAGTCACCGAACCAGCTAACTTCCAAGTTAAAGAGGATAACAATCTTTCTCTCATTGAGTACGAGTTGGTTAACGTTGAAGAGTGA